The Chryseobacterium geocarposphaerae genomic sequence GCTTCACCTGTAGAGAACGGAGGGAAGTTGTAATGTAAGAAGAATCTTTCGTCATGCTGTGTGATAACGCTGTCGATCATATTGGCATCTTTTACAGATCCAAGAGTTACTGCTGTCAAAGACTGAGTTTCTCCTCTTGTAAATACTGCAGAACCGTGCGCTCCGGGAAGGTAATCAATTTCAGACCAGATCGGACGGATCGTCTGAGGATCACGTCCATCAAGACGGATATTGTCTTCAAGGATCATCTGACGCATTGCCTCTTTCTCCACATCATGATAATATACTTTTACGAAAGGAGTTACTCTTTCCAGTTCTTCTGCATTATCTACATATTGAGCAAGGAATTCTTCACGTACTGCTTTGAATTTCTCTGCTCTTTCTTCTTTGCTTGATGGAGTTTTTGCTACTTCATATACTTTGTCATAGCATTCTTTCCATACTTTTTCACGAATATCTTCATCATGAACTTCGTGAGAATATTCTCTTTTCGGGAAAGATTTACCTACTTTTGCTGCTAATCTTTCCTGAGCTTCGATTTGTTTTTTAATTTCAACGTGGGCAAAGTTGATCGCTTCAATCATTTCCTGCTCCGTGATTTCTTTCATTTCCCCTTCTACCATTACGATCGAGTCTTTTGTAGCTCCTACCATAATGTCGATATCAGCTTTCAATAAGTTTTCGTAACTAGGGTTTACGGATAACTGTCCGTCTATTCTTACTACTCTCGCTTCAGACATCGGTCCGTCGAAAGGAATATCTGTGATTGCAATAGCGGCAGAAGCGGCAAGACCTGCCAAAGCTTCAGGCATTACAGCTTTATCATAAGAAATCAATGAGATCATTACCTGTACTTCCGCATGGAAATCTTCAGGAAATAACGGACGCAATACTCTGTCCACCAATCTCATTGTTAAAACTTCATCATCAGAAGGCTTAGCTTCTCTACGGAAAAAGTTCCCCGGGATTCTTCCTCCTGCATAAAATTTCTCTCTGTAATCTACCGTTAATGGTAAAAAATCCACACCCGGATTTGCTTCTTTGTTGGCTACAACTGTTGCTAAAAGCATTGTTCCGCCACACTTTACAACTACAGATCCATCAGCCTGCTTAGCCAATTTCCCTGTTTCAATAATGATCTCCCTGCCATCAGCAAGAGTCACCGTTTCTGTAAACGCTTGAGGTATACTCATAAATTTGTCTTCTTTGTACTCCGTATTGAGTACGATTATTATTTAAACTCTTTAAATTTTCGTTTGCAAATTTAATGTATTATTTGGATAAAACCTGTTTTTTAAGTGAAATTGCATTTCCGCCAAGCCTTTAATTTGTCAAAAAAACATCTTATTATTCACCATTTAATACATTACAATTTATTTTCGGGCTTTTTTTGAAAAAGTGTATCCCAATTTCCACTCAAGATAATTGGCGACATGAAAATCGTAAGCATTAATTCCGAAGGAGGCAAACAAGCGGTCTGTAATCTGATATTGCAGACCTATCCTTTGAAAGAAAGGTGTTTTATCATATTTCCATGTTTTCTTGAAAAGATAATATCCGGCTCCGATATTCACATATAATTTTCCCATAATCAAACGATAACTGGGAATAATACTTGCCAAAACCTGATTTTTAGAAAACCGTTTTTTATCATATACAAAACCATTTTCAAGATACATGGTATGATTATATTCATCATCCTGGGTAATCCCCACTCCCAGTCCGTATGCTGATTTTTCAGAATACTGACGGAAATAGAAGGCTTCCGCTCCATAAATATTGTAAATATATCCCTGATAATAATTACTGGGATCACGGTCTGTTCCTTTATAAAAAGCACTTTTTCGGGCTGCGAATACAGAAAATTCCACCGTATTATATTTATCATGAACTATTCTAACAGTATCTGATTTTTGAGGAGTTGCTCGTTCAGGATAGTATACTAAGCTCAGTTGCGGAGCAACACTGTTCAGCCCTCTGTTCGGTGTTTTTAAAGAACCATTGGAAAGATGATTGAATCTAAGATTCAGTCCTAAATCAAAATGTTTACCTATTTCATAATACAATCCAGTCCCCAAGCTGATGAACATATTTGTTTTTGAACCGATAGAACTGTTAAGATATCCCAGATCGGAATTATAAGGAGTCGAATTGAAAGAGATTCCAAAATTAATGCTATGGTACCATTTAAGTTTATCCCACTGCTTTATTTTCGCATTATATATTCCATAGATAGAATAAGGGCTTCCCAATTGTTTATTAGTAAGATAATCAACAGCAATAACACCAACTCCAATTTGTGGATAATTATATAAGGATTCCCAATCTCTATTTCCGTTGGTCTGCTTTAGAAATTCAAAAGAATATGCTGCAAAAGCTTTGTGCGGATAGCTCTTTAAATGAATATTGGTCGGTAAAACCATTCCATATTCGGTATTTGCACTGGCGGTCCAAAGTTTTGGTTTTAAAGAATCCGCTTCTTGTGCCTTGCAGAAAACGGAAAATAAAACCAAAAAATAAATATAAAAACTCTTCAAAATCAATCTTAATTAAAAAAAGAAACAAATTTAAATATTCATGTAAGAAAAACGAGAAAAAACATTTAAAATCAGTTATTCGTTATATATTTCACAAAAATCCATAAAAAAAGCAACTCCTGTCGAAGTTGCTCTTGTGAAAATCTTTATAGATTATTTTCTTAAACCTAGTTCAGCAATAATTGCTCTATATCTTGCGATATCTTTGTTTTTAAGGTAATCTAGTAAACTCTTTCTCTTACCTACCAATTTCACTAGAGATCTCTCTGTATTGAAATCGTGACGGTTAGCCTTTAGGTGCTGAGATAAGTGATTGATTCTGAAAGTGAAAAGTGCAATTTGTCCTTCAGCACTTCCTGTGTCTTGTGCAGATTTTCCGTGTTTTGCGAAAATTTCCTGCTTTTTTTCTGTTGTTAAGTACATTCCAATATTGTTTAATGATTATTATGTAACGGGTGCAAAATTACGACTTTATTTTGATTCTACAAACATTATTGATTTCATGTATGGAAATTGATAGAAAAAAATGTTAAAAATTTCTTAAAAAAATTATGTCATCCCACTAAAAGACAGTAATTTTGCAATCGAAATTACAAATGGGAAGACTTTTATTTTTTTTAGCTATTACTTCTTTTTTACTGATCGGAACTGCTTCAATAAAAGCACAAAAAAACACCGACGACAAGATAAAGAAAGTCCTTTACTTCAATCCTGAAGTAGAACCTGATATTGAGGAAATAAAAGAACCTACCAATAATGCATTTTTCAGCGCCGTTTCTGATAACACCAGCAATATGAAGAAAAACAAAATGCTGAGAGCCGAAGTGCAGATTCCTTATGACAGCATCGACAAACAGACCATCATAGATTATTGCAGCAACAATGCAACTGATTTTGCTATCGTTCCTAAAGTAAAGTATTTTAAAGTAGGCTTAGGAAAATATGTATTTTCCAATCAGGTTGTCATCAGTATGAAGCTTTTTGATGCAGCAGGAAACCTTCTTACGGAAACAGATTACGACACCTACCGTAAAAATATGCGACTATTAGGATCTACCGAAAACTCTATAAAGATCGGGACCAACGGTGCTATAAAAGGTATTCTAAAGAAATTAAAGAAGATCAGACCTACAGCAGAAGCCGGATTCTAGGCTTTAAATATTCCTTAAATTTAATACATTATTCCCGTTTCTTGAAAATTTAAATTATTTTTGCATATCCAAAAATTTCACGTTTTGAA encodes the following:
- a CDS encoding polyribonucleotide nucleotidyltransferase → MSIPQAFTETVTLADGREIIIETGKLAKQADGSVVVKCGGTMLLATVVANKEANPGVDFLPLTVDYREKFYAGGRIPGNFFRREAKPSDDEVLTMRLVDRVLRPLFPEDFHAEVQVMISLISYDKAVMPEALAGLAASAAIAITDIPFDGPMSEARVVRIDGQLSVNPSYENLLKADIDIMVGATKDSIVMVEGEMKEITEQEMIEAINFAHVEIKKQIEAQERLAAKVGKSFPKREYSHEVHDEDIREKVWKECYDKVYEVAKTPSSKEERAEKFKAVREEFLAQYVDNAEELERVTPFVKVYYHDVEKEAMRQMILEDNIRLDGRDPQTIRPIWSEIDYLPGAHGSAVFTRGETQSLTAVTLGSVKDANMIDSVITQHDERFFLHYNFPPFSTGEARPLRGTSRREVGHGNLAQRALTAVIPAENPYTIRIVSDILESNGSSSMATVCAGTLALMDAGVQITKPVSGIAMGLITDKKSGKFTVLSDILGDEDHLGDMDFKVTGTADGITACQMDIKIQGLSMDIMEKALMQAKDGRLHILNKITETISQPRPDVKPHAPKMVVMEIPKDFIGAVIGPGGKIIQQLQKDTDTVIAIEEIGEIGRIEIAGTDREKINAAIAKINEITFVPVVGEVYKGKVVKVMDFGAFVAIAKGTEGLLHISEIEWARLDKVPYAEGDEVEVKFMGYDDRKKMKLSRKVLLPRPPKPEGKPRQDRPEGKPRPEGQHQAKPQGEKPADQA
- a CDS encoding acyloxyacyl hydrolase, whose protein sequence is MKSFYIYFLVLFSVFCKAQEADSLKPKLWTASANTEYGMVLPTNIHLKSYPHKAFAAYSFEFLKQTNGNRDWESLYNYPQIGVGVIAVDYLTNKQLGSPYSIYGIYNAKIKQWDKLKWYHSINFGISFNSTPYNSDLGYLNSSIGSKTNMFISLGTGLYYEIGKHFDLGLNLRFNHLSNGSLKTPNRGLNSVAPQLSLVYYPERATPQKSDTVRIVHDKYNTVEFSVFAARKSAFYKGTDRDPSNYYQGYIYNIYGAEAFYFRQYSEKSAYGLGVGITQDDEYNHTMYLENGFVYDKKRFSKNQVLASIIPSYRLIMGKLYVNIGAGYYLFKKTWKYDKTPFFQRIGLQYQITDRLFASFGINAYDFHVANYLEWKLGYTFSKKARK
- the rpsO gene encoding 30S ribosomal protein S15, with the translated sequence MYLTTEKKQEIFAKHGKSAQDTGSAEGQIALFTFRINHLSQHLKANRHDFNTERSLVKLVGKRKSLLDYLKNKDIARYRAIIAELGLRK
- a CDS encoding pyruvate decarboxylase, encoding MQSKLQMGRLLFFLAITSFLLIGTASIKAQKNTDDKIKKVLYFNPEVEPDIEEIKEPTNNAFFSAVSDNTSNMKKNKMLRAEVQIPYDSIDKQTIIDYCSNNATDFAIVPKVKYFKVGLGKYVFSNQVVISMKLFDAAGNLLTETDYDTYRKNMRLLGSTENSIKIGTNGAIKGILKKLKKIRPTAEAGF